A genomic region of Roseateles amylovorans contains the following coding sequences:
- the recG gene encoding ATP-dependent DNA helicase RecG has product MPQMPEASTLPPPPPSPPAPPPKAVAPAKSAPQKAMEKLGLVRDIDLALHLPLRYEDETRLTPLDQARDGDTLQCEGEVIESRIEVRGRRQLLVKLRDDHGAQLLLRFLHFYPSHQKTLAVGARARVRGEIRVGFFGREMVHPSFRQVGEDTPLATSLTPVYPTSAQLPQAYLRKAIASALKRAPLEEVLPAGLVPKGLPSLRETLNFLHHPPPSAGLSTLEDHTHPAWQRLKFEELLAQQLSQQRAQRERAELRAPVMRGRPGGLHEQLLAALPFALTGAQQRVAEEIAGNLARPQPMHRLLQGDVGSGKTVVAALAAAVAMDAGWQCALMAPTEILAEQHFRKLIGWLEPLGVQVAWITGSVKGKARQKMLDAAASGEAKLIVGTHAVIEDKVRFARLGLAIIDEQHRFGVAQRLALRRKLADGVPDDDGRPMEPHLLMMSATPIPRTLAMTYFADLDVSTIDELPPGRSPIVTRVFADSRRDEVIEKIAAAVADGRQVYWVCPLIEESEALDLKNATETHAELGAALPGQSVGLLHGRMPTAEKAAVMSLFSGGQMSVLVATTVIEVGVDVPNASLMVIEHAERFGLSQLHQLRGRVGRGSVASVCVLIYTGPLSDTGKSRLRAMAETTDGFEIARRDLDIRGPGEFMGARQSGAQLLRFADLQEDAPLLSAARALAPRLLDQHPRAAQLQVERWLGHKTEYLKA; this is encoded by the coding sequence ATGCCGCAGATGCCCGAGGCCAGTACCCTTCCGCCGCCACCGCCCTCGCCGCCGGCGCCGCCGCCCAAGGCGGTCGCGCCGGCCAAGTCCGCGCCTCAAAAGGCGATGGAGAAGCTGGGTCTGGTCCGCGACATCGACCTGGCCTTGCATCTGCCGCTGCGCTATGAGGACGAGACCCGCCTGACGCCGCTGGACCAGGCCCGCGATGGCGACACGCTGCAGTGCGAAGGCGAGGTCATCGAGAGCCGCATCGAGGTGCGCGGTCGGCGACAGTTGCTGGTCAAGCTGCGCGACGATCACGGCGCTCAGCTGCTGCTGCGCTTCCTTCACTTCTATCCGTCGCATCAGAAGACCTTGGCGGTCGGGGCCCGGGCGCGGGTGCGCGGCGAGATCCGCGTCGGTTTCTTCGGGCGGGAGATGGTGCATCCCAGCTTCCGCCAGGTCGGTGAGGACACCCCGCTGGCCACCTCGCTGACGCCGGTCTATCCCACCAGCGCCCAGTTGCCGCAGGCTTACCTGCGCAAGGCGATCGCCTCCGCGCTCAAGCGTGCGCCGCTGGAGGAGGTGTTGCCGGCCGGGCTGGTCCCCAAGGGTCTGCCGTCGCTGCGGGAGACACTGAACTTCCTGCACCACCCGCCGCCCTCGGCCGGGCTGTCAACGCTGGAGGACCACACCCATCCCGCGTGGCAGCGGCTGAAGTTCGAGGAGCTGCTGGCCCAGCAGCTCAGCCAGCAGCGCGCCCAGCGCGAGCGGGCCGAACTGCGGGCGCCGGTGATGCGGGGACGTCCCGGCGGCCTGCATGAGCAGTTGCTGGCTGCCCTGCCCTTCGCGCTTACCGGCGCGCAGCAGCGGGTGGCCGAAGAGATCGCCGGCAATTTGGCGCGGCCGCAACCGATGCACCGTCTGCTGCAAGGCGATGTGGGCTCCGGCAAGACGGTGGTGGCCGCGCTGGCAGCGGCGGTGGCGATGGACGCCGGCTGGCAATGCGCGCTGATGGCGCCCACCGAGATCCTGGCCGAGCAGCACTTTCGCAAGCTGATCGGCTGGCTGGAGCCGCTGGGCGTGCAGGTGGCCTGGATCACCGGCAGCGTGAAGGGCAAGGCCCGTCAGAAGATGCTGGACGCCGCCGCCTCGGGCGAGGCGAAGCTGATCGTCGGCACCCATGCGGTGATCGAGGACAAGGTCCGGTTTGCCCGGCTGGGACTGGCCATCATCGATGAGCAGCATCGCTTCGGCGTGGCCCAGCGCCTGGCGCTGCGCCGCAAGCTGGCCGACGGCGTGCCGGACGACGACGGCCGCCCGATGGAGCCCCATCTGCTGATGATGAGCGCCACACCGATTCCGCGAACGCTGGCGATGACCTACTTCGCCGACCTGGATGTTTCCACCATCGACGAACTGCCGCCGGGCCGCAGCCCCATCGTCACCCGCGTCTTTGCCGACAGCCGCCGCGACGAGGTGATCGAGAAGATTGCCGCCGCCGTGGCCGACGGCCGTCAGGTGTACTGGGTCTGTCCGCTCATCGAGGAGTCGGAGGCGCTGGACCTGAAGAACGCCACCGAGACCCATGCCGAGCTGGGCGCCGCACTGCCCGGCCAGAGCGTGGGCCTGCTGCATGGCCGCATGCCGACGGCGGAAAAGGCGGCGGTGATGTCGCTGTTCAGCGGCGGTCAGATGAGCGTGCTGGTCGCCACCACGGTGATCGAAGTGGGCGTGGACGTGCCCAATGCCAGCCTGATGGTGATCGAGCATGCGGAGCGTTTCGGCCTGTCGCAGCTGCATCAGCTGCGGGGGCGGGTCGGGCGCGGATCGGTGGCCAGCGTGTGCGTGCTGATCTACACGGGACCGCTGTCCGACACCGGCAAGTCGCGGCTGCGGGCGATGGCGGAAACCACCGACGGCTTCGAGATCGCCCGGCGCGACCTCGACATCCGCGGTCCCGGCGAATTCATGGGCGCCCGGCAGAGCGGCGCACAACTGCTTCGTTTCGCCGACCTGCAAGAAGACGCGCCGCTGCTCAGCGCCGCCCGGGCCCTCGCGCCCCGACTGCTGGATCAGCACCCGCGCGCGGCGCAGTTGCAGGTGGAGCGCTGGCTCGGTCACAAGACCGAGTACCTCAAGGCTTGA
- the panB gene encoding 3-methyl-2-oxobutanoate hydroxymethyltransferase codes for MTTDRKPITLQRLLDMHAAGDKIAMLTCYDAAFAHLLDEAGVDALLIGDSLGNVLQGQDTTVPVRLDEMVYHTRCVARARRHAWIVADLPFGTYHASVQEAWHSAMQLVQAGAHMVKLEGGGWTADAVRFLTERGIPVCAHLGLTPQTVTALSGFKVQGRDEQGAAQLKAHARELVEAGAQMLVLEMVPAALAGELTASLGIPVIGIGAGAACSGQVLVLHDMLDVTPGRRPRFVRNFMLGASSIQDAVRRYVADVKSGAFPEAAHSY; via the coding sequence ATGACCACTGACAGAAAACCCATCACCTTGCAGCGGCTGCTCGACATGCATGCCGCCGGCGACAAGATCGCCATGCTGACCTGCTATGACGCGGCCTTCGCGCATCTGCTGGATGAGGCCGGCGTGGACGCGCTGCTCATCGGTGATTCGCTGGGCAATGTGCTGCAGGGCCAGGACACCACGGTGCCGGTGCGCCTGGACGAGATGGTCTATCACACGCGCTGCGTCGCCCGGGCGCGTCGGCATGCCTGGATCGTGGCCGACCTGCCCTTTGGCACCTACCACGCGTCGGTGCAGGAAGCCTGGCATTCGGCGATGCAACTGGTGCAGGCCGGTGCCCACATGGTGAAGCTTGAAGGCGGCGGCTGGACGGCCGACGCGGTGCGCTTCCTGACCGAGCGCGGCATCCCCGTCTGTGCCCACCTGGGCCTGACGCCGCAGACGGTGACCGCGCTGAGCGGCTTCAAGGTCCAGGGCCGTGACGAGCAGGGCGCCGCCCAGCTCAAGGCCCATGCCCGCGAGCTGGTGGAGGCTGGTGCGCAGATGCTGGTGCTGGAGATGGTGCCCGCCGCCTTGGCCGGGGAGCTGACCGCATCGCTCGGCATTCCGGTGATCGGCATCGGCGCGGGGGCGGCCTGCTCTGGCCAGGTGCTGGTGCTGCATGACATGCTGGATGTGACGCCGGGCCGCCGGCCGCGCTTCGTGCGCAACTTCATGCTGGGCGCGTCGTCCATCCAGGACGCGGTGCGTCGCTATGTGGCCGATGTGAAGTCCGGCGCCTTCCCCGAAGCCGCCCACAGCTACTGA
- a CDS encoding hydrogen peroxide-inducible genes activator — translation MTLTELRYIVAVARERHFGRAAEACFVSQPTLSVAIKKLEEELDVKIFERGANEVSMTPLGEDIVRQAQSVIEQASAIKDIAKRGKDPLDGALRLGIIYTIGPYLLPELVKHCIEHYPRMPLMLQENFTQKLLDMLRTGELDCAIMAEPFPDAGLAVAPLYDEPFVVAVPAVHPLAKRSSISAEELKAETMLLLGNGHCFRDHVLEVCPEFARFSTDAEGIRKSFEGSSLETIKHMVASGMGVTVVPALSVPAQVQDHLRYIPFEAPAPTRRVVLAWRRTFTRYEAVAALRNAVYACKLDRVTLLS, via the coding sequence ATGACCCTGACCGAACTGCGCTATATCGTCGCCGTTGCCCGCGAGCGCCACTTCGGCCGCGCCGCCGAGGCCTGCTTCGTTTCCCAGCCCACGCTATCCGTGGCCATCAAGAAACTGGAAGAGGAGCTGGATGTCAAGATCTTCGAACGCGGCGCCAACGAAGTGAGCATGACGCCGCTGGGCGAGGACATCGTGCGCCAGGCGCAATCGGTGATCGAACAGGCCAGCGCCATCAAGGACATCGCCAAGCGCGGCAAGGACCCGCTGGACGGCGCGCTGCGGCTGGGCATCATCTACACCATCGGCCCGTATCTGCTGCCGGAGCTGGTGAAGCATTGCATCGAGCACTATCCGCGCATGCCGCTGATGCTGCAGGAGAACTTCACCCAGAAGCTGCTGGACATGCTGCGCACTGGCGAGCTGGACTGCGCCATCATGGCCGAGCCCTTCCCCGACGCCGGCCTGGCGGTCGCCCCGCTGTATGACGAACCCTTCGTGGTGGCCGTCCCGGCCGTCCATCCGCTGGCCAAGCGCAGCAGCATCTCCGCCGAGGAACTCAAGGCCGAGACCATGCTGCTGCTGGGCAACGGCCACTGCTTCCGGGACCATGTGCTGGAGGTCTGCCCGGAATTCGCCCGCTTCTCGACCGACGCGGAAGGCATCCGCAAAAGCTTCGAGGGCAGTTCGCTGGAAACCATCAAGCACATGGTGGCGTCCGGCATGGGCGTGACCGTGGTGCCGGCGCTGAGCGTGCCGGCGCAGGTCCAGGATCACCTGCGCTACATCCCGTTCGAGGCCCCAGCCCCCACCCGACGGGTGGTGCTGGCCTGGCGCCGCACCTTCACCCGCTATGAAGCCGTGGCGGCGCTGCGCAATGCGGTCTACGCCTGCAAGCTGGATCGCGTGACCTTGCTGTCCTGA
- a CDS encoding substrate-binding periplasmic protein: protein MTSRRACLMSLAAAAWPARALPVTGAAVTTPAPTPAPTPSRSTVAVPDGAPVRLVATEFPPYTGTALPGGGIACEITRAALRQAGLSMTLQFRPWARALLEFQRGEHDGVIGAWRSPERERTMWFPAPLGIVNQIGFMARAEARHRVDDLDRLGGLRIGTVNGYANPERFDRARLRVEPAVDDLANLRKLLARRIDLALIDKGVAAHLIDTQLREAAGRLVWLDPVITEFPLYTVFSRGRAEGDRFAAALTRGIGEMQGSGRLAELVRRGARWQ, encoded by the coding sequence ATGACCAGCCGAAGGGCCTGTCTGATGAGCTTGGCCGCTGCGGCATGGCCCGCAAGGGCATTGCCCGTCACCGGCGCCGCCGTGACCACGCCGGCGCCCACGCCTGCACCCACGCCGTCGAGGTCCACCGTGGCCGTCCCGGACGGCGCGCCGGTTCGTCTGGTCGCCACCGAATTCCCGCCCTACACCGGCACGGCCTTGCCGGGCGGCGGCATCGCCTGCGAGATCACCCGCGCGGCGCTGCGTCAGGCCGGGCTGTCGATGACCTTGCAGTTCCGACCCTGGGCCCGGGCGCTGCTGGAGTTCCAACGGGGCGAGCATGACGGCGTGATCGGCGCCTGGCGGTCGCCGGAGCGCGAGCGCACCATGTGGTTCCCGGCGCCGCTGGGCATCGTGAACCAGATCGGCTTCATGGCCCGGGCGGAGGCCCGCCATCGGGTGGATGACCTCGACCGGCTCGGCGGCCTGCGCATCGGCACCGTCAATGGCTATGCCAACCCGGAGCGCTTCGATCGGGCGCGGCTGCGGGTGGAGCCGGCGGTCGACGATCTGGCCAATCTGCGCAAGCTGCTGGCCCGACGCATCGATCTGGCCCTGATCGACAAAGGCGTGGCCGCCCACCTGATCGACACCCAATTGCGCGAGGCCGCCGGACGGCTGGTCTGGCTGGACCCGGTGATCACCGAGTTTCCGCTCTACACCGTCTTCTCGCGCGGGCGTGCCGAAGGGGACCGCTTCGCCGCCGCGCTGACCCGCGGCATCGGCGAGATGCAGGGCAGCGGCCGGCTCGCCGAACTGGTCCGCCGCGGGGCGCGCTGGCAGTAA
- a CDS encoding carbohydrate-binding module family 20 domain-containing protein: MRPGHTPRRRLQAASWLLGLGLGLGLGGSAWALNPNDTSVQMFQWKWNDLAYECTQSLGPNGYGAIQISPPSASKVTNAWWGVYQPVNYVSFKSTFGTEAELRNMISTCHAAGVRVYADVVVNQLAGDSSATAGLASDGSSWSAANLSYPYFSANDFHSNCTIQPADYETASGRANVQNCRLSGMPDLRTESSYVQGQIVNYLRTLVDMGIDGFRIDAAKHQPASALNAILSTLKASRPTTQMGEPIWVTQEIIPDAEVARNDYLVNGTLNEYRYVYLMKEAFRNLNGATPASIPTAMGTWNNWGGTWGFLQPSQATVFVNNWDSEREGTSLNASNFTGTTNDTQGSHRYDLANLFMLAQGYGEAQLHSGYRFTNKDQGKPSASPYVNGVAQVNVNWDFIHRWPHLAAMVKFRSAARGQALQNWVTGTANQIAFSRGKVGFVALNNTTKAWTRSFATGLPAGTYCNVVHGVANAAGTACAADTVTVDAAGNATITIPADGGSTVPAVAIYTGQRVASTCALTFSVANAGTTMGQGVYVVGNQTALGSWTPSRGFPLTIQGSGASATWSGTVVLPANTATQYKYVKWNGSSAVWEANQSTGSGNREITSCAAGGSASRNDGSFAK; encoded by the coding sequence GTGCGACCGGGCCACACCCCGCGCCGGCGCCTGCAGGCCGCGTCCTGGCTGCTGGGGCTCGGGCTTGGACTGGGCCTGGGTGGCTCCGCCTGGGCACTGAATCCGAACGACACCTCGGTCCAGATGTTCCAGTGGAAATGGAATGACCTGGCCTATGAGTGCACCCAGTCGCTGGGCCCCAATGGCTACGGCGCCATTCAAATTTCGCCGCCGAGCGCCTCCAAGGTCACCAATGCCTGGTGGGGTGTGTATCAGCCGGTGAACTATGTGAGCTTCAAGAGCACCTTCGGCACCGAGGCCGAACTGCGCAACATGATCTCCACCTGCCACGCCGCCGGCGTGCGCGTGTATGCCGATGTCGTGGTCAACCAGTTGGCCGGCGATTCCAGCGCCACAGCGGGGTTGGCCTCGGACGGCTCGTCCTGGAGCGCCGCCAACCTGAGCTATCCCTACTTCAGCGCCAACGACTTCCACAGCAACTGCACCATCCAGCCGGCGGACTACGAGACCGCCTCCGGCCGCGCCAACGTCCAGAACTGCCGACTCAGCGGCATGCCCGACCTGCGCACCGAGAGCAGCTATGTGCAGGGCCAGATCGTGAATTACCTGCGCACGCTGGTGGACATGGGCATCGACGGCTTCCGCATCGATGCGGCCAAGCACCAGCCCGCGTCCGCGCTCAACGCGATCCTCTCCACGTTGAAGGCCTCCCGGCCGACGACGCAGATGGGCGAGCCGATCTGGGTGACCCAGGAGATCATTCCGGACGCCGAAGTCGCGCGCAACGACTACCTGGTCAACGGCACGCTCAATGAGTACCGCTACGTCTACCTGATGAAGGAAGCGTTCCGCAACCTCAACGGCGCGACACCGGCCTCGATCCCGACCGCCATGGGCACCTGGAACAACTGGGGCGGCACCTGGGGCTTCCTGCAGCCCTCGCAGGCCACGGTGTTCGTCAACAACTGGGACAGCGAGCGCGAAGGCACCTCGCTGAACGCCAGCAACTTCACCGGCACGACCAACGACACCCAGGGCTCGCACCGCTACGACCTGGCCAACCTGTTCATGCTGGCGCAAGGCTACGGCGAGGCCCAACTGCACTCGGGCTACCGCTTCACCAACAAGGACCAGGGCAAGCCGAGCGCGAGCCCCTATGTGAACGGCGTGGCCCAGGTGAATGTGAACTGGGACTTCATCCACCGCTGGCCGCATCTGGCGGCGATGGTGAAGTTCCGCTCCGCCGCACGCGGTCAGGCCCTGCAGAACTGGGTCACCGGCACCGCCAACCAGATTGCCTTCAGCCGCGGCAAGGTGGGCTTCGTCGCGCTGAACAACACGACCAAAGCCTGGACCCGCAGCTTCGCCACCGGCCTGCCGGCCGGCACCTACTGCAACGTGGTGCACGGCGTGGCGAATGCGGCAGGCACGGCCTGCGCAGCGGACACCGTGACAGTGGACGCCGCCGGCAACGCCACGATCACCATCCCCGCAGACGGCGGCAGCACCGTGCCGGCCGTGGCCATCTACACCGGTCAGCGTGTCGCCAGCACCTGCGCGCTGACCTTCAGCGTGGCCAATGCTGGCACCACCATGGGCCAGGGCGTCTATGTGGTGGGCAACCAGACCGCCTTGGGCAGCTGGACGCCCAGCCGCGGCTTCCCGCTGACCATCCAGGGCTCGGGCGCGTCGGCCACCTGGTCCGGCACGGTGGTCCTGCCGGCCAACACCGCCACGCAGTACAAGTACGTGAAGTGGAACGGCAGCTCGGCGGTGTGGGAAGCCAATCAGTCCACCGGCAGCGGCAACCGGGAGATCACTTCCTGCGCTGCGGGCGGCTCGGCCTCCCGCAACGACGGCAGCTTCGCGAAGTAA
- the queA gene encoding tRNA preQ1(34) S-adenosylmethionine ribosyltransferase-isomerase QueA: MSRSFTVSDFDFALPPELIAQHPAAERSASRLLDGRQHPPVDRVFRELPDLLNPGDLLVFNNTKVIKARLYGAKASGGAVEALVERVLPGTREVWAHMRASKSPKPGAVVRFAEAFDAEVLGRCGPDNGLFHLRLSGDPFELLERHGHVPLPPYIDHGDSADDVRRYQTVFAREPGAVAAPTAALHFDEALLARLAERGIGTAHVTLHVGAGTFQPVRVDALADHKMHSEWFQVTPETVDAIARCRAGGGRITAVGTTTLRALESAALGGTLAAGERETDIFITPGFDFRVVDRLVTNFHLPKSTLMMLVSAFAGYEPIMALYRHAIEQRYRFFSYGDAMLLDRRT, translated from the coding sequence ATGTCCCGATCCTTCACCGTGAGCGATTTCGATTTCGCTCTCCCTCCCGAGCTGATTGCCCAGCATCCCGCCGCCGAGCGCAGCGCCTCGCGATTGCTGGATGGACGCCAGCATCCGCCGGTGGACCGTGTGTTCCGGGAGCTGCCCGATCTGCTGAATCCCGGAGACCTGCTGGTGTTCAACAACACCAAGGTCATCAAGGCCCGCCTGTATGGCGCCAAGGCCAGCGGCGGCGCGGTGGAAGCGCTGGTGGAACGGGTGCTGCCGGGTACCCGCGAAGTCTGGGCTCACATGCGCGCCAGCAAAAGCCCCAAGCCAGGCGCCGTGGTGCGCTTCGCCGAGGCCTTCGATGCCGAGGTGCTGGGCCGCTGCGGCCCGGACAACGGGCTGTTCCATCTGCGCCTGTCCGGCGACCCGTTCGAGCTGCTGGAGCGCCACGGCCATGTGCCGCTGCCGCCCTACATCGACCATGGCGACTCTGCGGATGACGTGCGTCGCTACCAGACGGTTTTTGCCCGGGAACCCGGCGCGGTCGCCGCCCCGACGGCCGCGCTTCACTTCGACGAAGCGCTGCTGGCCCGCCTGGCCGAGCGCGGCATTGGCACGGCGCATGTCACCTTGCATGTGGGCGCCGGCACCTTCCAGCCAGTACGGGTGGACGCGCTGGCCGACCACAAGATGCACAGCGAGTGGTTCCAGGTGACCCCGGAGACGGTTGACGCCATTGCCCGCTGCCGTGCGGGGGGCGGGCGCATCACCGCGGTCGGCACCACCACGCTGCGGGCCCTGGAGTCCGCCGCCCTGGGCGGGACACTGGCGGCGGGTGAGCGGGAGACCGACATCTTCATCACGCCGGGCTTCGACTTCCGCGTCGTCGATCGCTTGGTCACCAACTTCCACCTGCCCAAGAGCACGCTGATGATGCTGGTCTCGGCCTTCGCCGGTTATGAGCCGATCATGGCGCTCTACCGGCATGCGATCGAACAGCGCTATCGCTTCTTCAGCTACGGCGACGCGATGTTGCTGGATCGCCGGACCTGA
- the panC gene encoding pantoate--beta-alanine ligase — protein MQIHHDIAGLRAALAGGRTVALVPTMGNLHDGHLALVRQAREAVGPDGLVVASIFVNRLQFAPHEDFDRYPRTLARDAELLAGAGCDLVFAPDEAEMYPEPQGYKVHPPAELADILEGHFRPGFFIGVCTVVAKLFNIVQPDVAVFGKKDYQQLMVIRRMVAQMALPIRILAGETARSDAGLALSSRNGYLSAEQKEQALLLSRTLKTLIARWQAGERDTDRLEAEAMQTLRLAGWEPDYLTLRRQHDLGPARDGEPLVALAAAKLGATRLIDNIEA, from the coding sequence ATGCAGATCCATCACGACATCGCCGGCCTGCGGGCCGCCCTGGCAGGCGGCCGCACCGTCGCCCTGGTGCCCACCATGGGCAACCTCCATGACGGGCATCTGGCGCTGGTGCGCCAGGCCCGCGAGGCGGTGGGGCCGGACGGCCTGGTGGTCGCCTCCATCTTCGTGAACCGCCTGCAGTTCGCGCCGCACGAGGACTTCGATCGCTATCCCCGCACCCTGGCGCGCGACGCCGAACTGTTGGCCGGCGCCGGTTGCGACCTCGTCTTCGCCCCGGACGAGGCGGAGATGTACCCGGAGCCGCAAGGCTACAAGGTGCATCCGCCCGCCGAGCTGGCGGACATCCTGGAAGGACATTTCCGCCCCGGCTTCTTCATCGGCGTGTGCACCGTGGTGGCCAAGCTGTTCAACATCGTCCAGCCGGACGTGGCGGTGTTCGGGAAGAAGGACTACCAGCAGCTGATGGTGATCCGCCGGATGGTGGCCCAGATGGCGCTGCCGATCCGCATCCTGGCCGGTGAGACCGCCCGCAGCGACGCCGGCCTGGCGCTGTCGTCGCGCAACGGCTACCTCAGCGCTGAGCAGAAGGAACAGGCGCTGTTGCTGTCGCGCACGCTGAAGACGCTCATCGCGCGTTGGCAGGCGGGCGAGCGGGACACCGACCGTCTGGAAGCCGAGGCCATGCAGACGCTGCGCCTGGCCGGCTGGGAGCCCGACTATCTGACACTGCGGCGCCAGCATGACCTCGGTCCGGCGCGGGACGGCGAGCCACTGGTGGCCTTGGCGGCTGCGAAGTTGGGCGCGACCCGGCTGATCGACAACATCGAGGCCTAA
- a CDS encoding peptidylprolyl isomerase, producing MSSSMILKRRVLALAAAVGGALLMTACGGGGDTPGAPTPVPNPKPTAPTTTCSAAGIAASTNSALPRTVCMLTSNGEIVIELDPAKAPITVANFLKYVNAKYYDNTIFHRVVPGFVAQGGGYTSGEVPKTGGGSPIKLETNVGLTNARGTIAMARTPVADSAVTEFYFNSVDNNVPGSSTNLDYVSANQPGYAVFGRIISGLGTLDAINAEKQLGTGGLDRPATEVVLYWAIQLK from the coding sequence ATGTCTTCTTCGATGATCCTGAAGCGCCGTGTCCTGGCGCTGGCCGCTGCCGTCGGCGGCGCCTTGTTGATGACCGCCTGCGGTGGCGGTGGTGACACCCCCGGCGCGCCCACCCCGGTGCCCAACCCCAAGCCCACCGCGCCGACGACCACCTGCAGCGCCGCCGGCATCGCCGCGTCCACCAACAGCGCCCTGCCGCGCACGGTGTGCATGCTGACCAGCAACGGCGAGATCGTGATCGAGCTCGATCCCGCCAAGGCGCCGATCACCGTCGCCAATTTCCTGAAGTACGTCAACGCCAAGTACTACGACAACACCATCTTCCACCGCGTGGTGCCCGGCTTCGTGGCGCAGGGCGGCGGCTACACCAGCGGTGAAGTGCCCAAGACCGGCGGCGGTTCGCCGATCAAGCTGGAGACCAACGTCGGTCTGACCAATGCGCGCGGCACGATCGCCATGGCGCGCACCCCTGTGGCCGATTCGGCGGTCACCGAGTTCTATTTCAACTCGGTGGACAACAACGTGCCGGGCAGCTCGACCAACCTGGACTATGTCAGTGCCAACCAGCCCGGCTATGCGGTGTTCGGCCGCATCATCTCGGGACTGGGCACGCTGGATGCGATCAATGCCGAGAAGCAGCTCGGCACGGGGGGCCTTGACCGGCCCGCCACCGAGGTGGTGCTGTACTGGGCCATCCAGCTGAAGTAG
- a CDS encoding trypsin-like serine protease — protein MKLTLSALTAAALLAATGVQAAPSTVSGSYAGLDWTASSTIVGVNSTATGVAGGDPRYLAPRSQYSGVATLIMDYGAGNQFICSGTLLGNQKSIVTAGHCVSDGTSARPLSTTVYFYTGTDPENITYNQPSFAYQVTNYAVNSAYTGQVIDQNDIAVLTLDRLVDWSVKSYDLYGGDDLTGVDFNVAGYGARSDAGGNVGDNLGTGRLRQGDNRYDFRLGDEDFGGLWDDVLGEPAAQIEYTYLSDFDNGLAANDASCRVAVEGFGLAGTSKYCNTGLGLDEVSIAGGDSGGPGFVGGKLASVNSFGLTFGSGFGDLDDDLNVTFGEFNGFVPISIHRDFIQANAVPEPGTYALAGLGLLAVGWSRRRQRRNA, from the coding sequence GTGAAGCTGACTCTTTCCGCCTTGACCGCGGCCGCCCTGCTGGCCGCCACCGGCGTGCAGGCCGCGCCGTCCACCGTCTCCGGCTCGTACGCGGGTCTGGACTGGACCGCCTCCAGCACCATCGTGGGGGTCAACTCGACCGCCACCGGCGTGGCCGGCGGGGATCCCCGCTACCTGGCCCCGCGCTCGCAATACAGCGGCGTGGCCACGCTGATCATGGACTACGGCGCGGGCAACCAGTTCATCTGCTCCGGCACACTGCTGGGCAACCAGAAGTCGATCGTGACCGCCGGCCATTGCGTCAGTGACGGCACGTCCGCGCGGCCACTGAGCACCACGGTGTATTTCTATACCGGCACCGATCCGGAGAACATCACCTACAACCAGCCCAGCTTCGCCTACCAGGTCACCAACTATGCGGTGAACTCGGCCTACACCGGCCAGGTGATCGATCAGAACGACATCGCGGTGCTGACGCTGGATCGCCTGGTGGACTGGTCGGTGAAGTCCTACGACCTGTACGGCGGCGATGACCTGACCGGCGTCGACTTCAACGTCGCCGGCTACGGCGCCCGTTCGGACGCCGGTGGCAATGTCGGTGACAACCTGGGCACCGGCCGCCTGCGCCAAGGCGACAACCGCTACGACTTCCGGCTCGGCGACGAAGACTTCGGCGGCCTGTGGGATGACGTGCTCGGCGAGCCCGCCGCGCAGATCGAATACACCTACCTGTCCGACTTCGACAACGGTTTGGCCGCCAACGACGCCAGCTGCCGGGTTGCGGTGGAAGGCTTCGGCCTGGCCGGCACCAGCAAGTACTGCAACACCGGACTGGGTCTGGACGAGGTGTCGATTGCCGGCGGCGATTCGGGCGGTCCGGGCTTCGTCGGCGGCAAGCTGGCCAGCGTCAACTCGTTCGGCCTGACCTTCGGCTCTGGCTTCGGCGACCTCGACGACGACCTGAACGTCACCTTCGGCGAATTCAACGGCTTCGTGCCGATCAGCATTCATCGCGACTTCATCCAGGCCAATGCGGTGCCGGAACCCGGCACCTATGCGCTCGCCGGCCTGGGTCTGCTGGCGGTGGGCTGGAGCCGCCGCCGCCAACGCCGCAACGCCTGA